A genomic segment from Wolbachia endosymbiont of Ctenocephalides felis wCfeF encodes:
- a CDS encoding Heme exporter protein B: protein MIGLIKKLATYDKNFTYIICVFIVMLSLSLFTLENNSEQEVMLTLTWICATFVLQISTNNLFASDYHDGILEQIFIQPLSSKFIITCKIFAHWLLFGLPISVISSIFSFVVLGNNTEHSIAVGLSLLLSTLIVINISAVGNALMIGRNNLASGISQILVLPIIMPVFIYFKLLVQLEDLSLNIRTLLITALIFAILIVNSIIATHMALKFAVEQD from the coding sequence ATGATCGGCTTAATAAAAAAATTAGCAACATATGATAAGAACTTTACTTATATAATATGTGTTTTTATTGTAATGTTAAGCCTATCTTTGTTCACACTTGAAAATAACAGTGAACAAGAAGTTATGTTAACATTAACATGGATATGTGCTACATTTGTTTTACAAATCTCTACAAATAATTTATTTGCTTCTGATTATCATGATGGAATATTAGAGCAAATTTTCATACAGCCGCTTTCTTCTAAGTTTATAATTACTTGTAAAATTTTTGCTCACTGGTTACTGTTCGGGTTACCGATTTCAGTGATTTCTTCCATATTCAGCTTTGTAGTTCTTGGTAATAATACTGAACACTCAATAGCAGTAGGCTTATCTTTATTGCTTAGCACGTTGATAGTAATCAATATTTCAGCTGTTGGAAATGCATTAATGATTGGCCGAAACAACTTAGCATCGGGAATATCACAAATTCTTGTTTTGCCAATTATAATGCCGGTTTTTATATATTTTAAATTACTAGTTCAACTTGAAGATTTATCCTTGAATATTCGTACATTGCTTATTACTGCTTTAATTTTTGCCATTCTGATAGTTAATAGCATTATAGCTACTCACATGGCATTAAAATTCGCTGTAGAGCAGGATTAG